One window of Gottschalkia purinilytica genomic DNA carries:
- a CDS encoding xanthine dehydrogenase family protein molybdopterin-binding subunit, translated as MKKRGIGFGNTFYGTGYGNGFPDVSNAVAELRPDGRVAIYVGATEVGQGAKTIMSQIAAEVMELKVEDIIFINEDTSITPDSGTAAASRQTYNTGNAIKKAAESLKKEIIKRAVEILELNSETGLKVENKNVYLKTFPDKRVTFEDIAKSFKDNLLRKEEVFIAHSTQMDEEEGQGCPYWPYTFGACGVEVEVDTETGKVDIINAVVAQDVGKAINPLLIEGQIDGGFAMGYGYAIFEDLNVKKGEIKHNRFSNYLIPTSLDMPNVEKIIVEDPESTGPFGAKGIGEPVMTYVAPAILNAIYNAVGVRVTEVPVTPEKLLKLIVEKEQRK; from the coding sequence ATGAAAAAAAGAGGAATAGGATTTGGAAATACTTTTTATGGAACAGGCTACGGAAATGGTTTCCCTGATGTGTCAAATGCTGTAGCAGAGCTTAGACCTGATGGTAGAGTAGCTATTTATGTGGGAGCTACTGAAGTTGGTCAAGGTGCAAAAACTATAATGAGTCAAATAGCGGCTGAAGTAATGGAACTTAAAGTAGAAGATATAATATTTATAAATGAAGATACTAGTATAACTCCAGATTCGGGAACAGCAGCTGCAAGTAGACAAACATACAATACTGGGAATGCAATAAAAAAGGCAGCAGAATCGTTGAAGAAAGAAATAATAAAAAGAGCGGTAGAAATTTTAGAATTGAATAGTGAAACAGGTCTTAAAGTAGAGAATAAAAATGTTTATCTTAAAACTTTTCCAGATAAAAGAGTTACATTTGAGGATATAGCAAAGAGCTTTAAAGATAATTTACTCAGAAAAGAAGAAGTCTTTATAGCTCATTCAACACAAATGGATGAAGAAGAGGGTCAAGGATGTCCTTACTGGCCTTATACATTTGGAGCATGTGGAGTAGAAGTTGAAGTAGATACGGAAACAGGAAAAGTAGATATAATAAATGCAGTAGTAGCTCAAGATGTAGGAAAAGCAATAAATCCTTTACTAATAGAAGGTCAAATAGATGGAGGATTTGCTATGGGTTATGGATACGCTATATTTGAGGACTTAAATGTTAAAAAGGGAGAAATAAAGCATAATAGATTTTCTAATTATCTTATACCTACTTCTTTAGATATGCCTAATGTAGAAAAGATAATAGTAGAAGATCCAGAAAGTACAGGTCCATTTGGAGCTAAGGGAATAGGTGAACCAGTTATGACATATGTTGCTCCAGCAATATTAAATGCGATATATAATGCAGTAGGAGTAAGGGTTACCGAAGTGCCTGTAACACCTGAAAAACTATTAAAATTAATAGTTGAAAAGGAACAGAGAAAATAA